Proteins found in one Anopheles aquasalis chromosome 3, idAnoAquaMG_Q_19, whole genome shotgun sequence genomic segment:
- the LOC126579240 gene encoding H(+)/Cl(-) exchange transporter 5 isoform X3, translating to MEKFPLKGTTNLSLTSTVAPGHHPLSDHTSYQAVTSKQTNSKPTGTATDRSGRIGSTSLAHPATASAVPVYEADEDGMIDITPVNGGVTNPNYPYSTNGGGTSNRQDGVGGPGGSNGGSSSSSSGNGGSHSSSIGGSGAGGGGGGAGGNGGTAAGHDGMSPTHSSRFGRDFHHSDHEGISFAGMTDTSDDIPGIGQYEDFHTIDWQRDIARDRMRHRYIMKKRQDSFLDLLKGAHDAWSGWVCVLLVGLFTGCVAGVIDIGASWMTDLKFGICPQAFWLNREQCCWSSNETSFDSGNCSQWYAWSEIFTSSREGFGAYVISYFFYIMWAMLFALLAASLVRMFAPYACGSGIPEIKTILSGFIIRSYLGKWTLIIKSVGIMLSVSAGLSLGKEGPMVHIASCIGNILSYLFPKYGRNEAKKREILSAAAAAGVSVAFGAPIGGVLFSLEEVSYYFPLKTLWRSFFCALIAAFILRSINPFGNEHSVLFYVEYNKPWIFFELVPFIGLGIIGGIIATVFIKANLWWCRFRKYSKLGQYPVSEVLLVTFITAVIAYPNPYTRMNTSELIYLLFSQCGISNQDPLCDYNRNFTDVNSAIEIAAAGPGVYKAVWLLILALAMKLIMTIFTFGMKVPCGLFIPSLALGAITGRVVGIAMEQLAYNYPKIWIFSGECSTGDDCITPGLYAMVGAAAVLGGVTRMTVSLVVIMFELTGGVRYIVPLMAAAMASKWVGDALGRQGIYDAHIALNGYPFLDSKDEFQHTTLAADVMQPKRNETLAVITQDSMTVDDIETLLKETEHNGYPVVVSKENQYLVGFVPRRDLNLALANARRIIDGITGQSLVIFTSAQPVQNLGPSPLKLKKILDMAPITVTDQTPMETVVDMFRKLGLRQTLVTHNGRLLGVITKKDVLRHVKQMDNEDPNTVLFN from the exons ATGGAAAAGTTCCCCCTCAAAGGAACGACAAATCTTTCGCTAACATCAACCGTGGCACCCGGCCACCATCCGCTGAGCGATCACACCTCTTATCAGGCCGTCACCAGCAAG CAGACAAACAGCAAACCGACCGGTACTGCCACGGATCGGTCTGGACGGATCGGGAGTACGTCGCTTGCACATCCTGCAACAGCATCGGCGGTACCGGTGTACGAGGCAGACGAGGACGGTATGATCGATATAACGCCCGTCAACGGAGGCGTCACCAATCCCAACTATCCGTACTCAACGAACGGCGGtggcaccagcaaccgacAGGATGGAGTCGGTGGACCGGGCGGTagcaacggcggcagcagcagtagtagtagtggcaATGGCGGTTCACACTCGAGTAGTATAggcggtagtggtgctggtggtggcggaggaggagcaggaggaaacggtggaacagcagcaggacacgACGGAATGTCGCCAACGCACAGCTCCCGCTTCGGACGCGATTTCCATCACTCCGATCATGAAG GTATCTCATTTGCCGGAATGACCGACACCAGCGATGACATCCCGGGAATCGGACAGTATGAAGATTTCCACACGATCGACTGGCAGCGCGATATCGCCCGGGATCGGATGCGGCATCGGTATATAATGAAGAAGCGGCAGGATTCCTTTTTGGATCTATTAAAG GGTGCCCATGATGCCTGGTCGGGCTGGgtgtgcgtgctgctggtgggcctGTTTACGGGCTGTGTGGCCGGTGTTATCGATATCGGTGCGAGTTGGATGACGGATCTGAAGTTCGGCATCTGCCCGCAGGCCTTCTGGCTAAACCGTGAGCAGTGCTGCTGGTCCTCGAACGAAACGTCCTTCGACAGCGGTAACTGCTCGCAATGGTACGCCTGGTCGGAGATCTTCACGTCCTCGCGGGAAGGATTCGGAGCGTACGTCATCTCGTACTTCTTCTACATCATGTGGGCGATGCTGTTCGCTCTGCTGGCCGCCTCGCTGGTGCGCATGTTTGCACCGTACGCCTGCGGATCCGGTATACCGGAGATCAAGACGATCCTTTCGGGCTTCATCATCCGCAGCTATCTCGGCAAGTGGACGCTCATCATCAAATCCGTCGGTATCATGCTGTCCGTGTCGGCGGGCCTGAGCCTGGGCAAGGAAGGCCCCATGGTACACATCGCAAGCTGTATCGGGAACATTCTCTCCTACCTCTTCCCCAAGTATGGTCGAAATGaggcgaaaaagagagaaatccTATCggctgcggccgccgctgGTGTTTCGGTGGCTTTCGGTGCCCCTATCGGTGGCGTGCTGTTCAGTTTGGAGGAAGTGTCGTACTACTTCCCACTGAAAACGCTCTGGAGATCCTTCTTCTGTGCCCTGATCGCGGCGTTTATCCTTCGTTCGATCAACCCATTCGGAAACGAGCACTCGGTGTTGTTCTACGTCGAGTACAACAAACCGTGGATCTTCTTTGAGCTCGTTCCCTTCATCGGTCTAGGCATTATCGGG GGTATCATTGCGACGGTGTTTATCAAGGCGAACCTTTGGTGGTGTCGCTTCCGCAAGTACAGCAAACTGGGCCAGTATCCCGTCTCCGAGGTCCTGCTCGTCACCTTCATCACGGCCGTCATTGCATACCCCAATCCGTACACGCGTATGAACACGAGCGAGCTGATCTATCTATTGTTTAGTCAGTGTGGCATCTCCAATCAGGATCCACTCTG TGACTACAATCGCAACTTCACCGACGTCAACTCGGCGATCGAGATAGCGGCAGCCGGTCCGGGTGTTTATAAGGCCGTCTGGTTGCTCATCCTTGCCCTCGCCATGAAGCTGATCATGACGATCTTTACGTTCGGCATGAAGGTACCGTGCGGATTGTTCATCCCTTCGCTCGCACTCGGAGCGATCACTGGCCGAGTGGTTGGCATTG CGATGGAGCAGCTGGCTTACAATTATCCAAAGATTTGGATCTTTTCCGGGGAATGTTCCACCGGCGACGATTGTATTACTCCCGGGCTCTACGCGATGGTTGGTGCTGCGGCCGTCCTTGGTGGGGTGACCAGAATGACCG TGTCTCTGGTGGTCATCATGTTCGAATTGACTGGTGGCGTTCGATATATTGTACCGTTGATGGCGGCAGCTATGGCATCTAAATGGGTTGGTGATGCACTCGGAAGACAG GGTATCTACGATGCTCATATAGCATTGAACGGGTATCCGTTCTTGGATAGCAAGGACGAGTTCCAGCACACGACACTCGCCGCAGATGTCATGCAGCCAAA GCGCAACGAAACACTGGCGGTCATCACTCAGGACTCGATGACGGTGGACGACATCGAGACCCTACTTAAAGAGACTGAACACAACGGCTACCCGGTGGTTGTGTCTAAGGAGAACCAATATTTGGTTGGGTTCGTGCCAAGGAGAGATCTTAATCTAGCTTTAG CCAATGCGAGGCGAATAATTGACGGCATTACAGGGCAGTCGCTGGTGATATTCACCTCGGCACAGCCAGTCCAGAACCTGGGACCTTCAccgttgaaattgaaaaagattcTCGACATGGCCCCGATCACCGTTACCGATCAGACGCCGATGGAAACGGTCGTCGATATGTTCCGCAAGCTCGGTCTCCGACAAACGCTGGTCACACACAATGG TCGGCTGCTCGGTGTGATTACGAAGAAGGATGTCCTAAGGCACGTGAAGCAAATGGACAACGAAGATCCGAATACTGTGCTGTTTAACTAA
- the LOC126579240 gene encoding H(+)/Cl(-) exchange transporter 5 isoform X5 — MLTLYTPAQTFGTFYRLTVSFSGQAEGGISFAGMTDTSDDIPGIGQYEDFHTIDWQRDIARDRMRHRYIMKKRQDSFLDLLKGAHDAWSGWVCVLLVGLFTGCVAGVIDIGASWMTDLKFGICPQAFWLNREQCCWSSNETSFDSGNCSQWYAWSEIFTSSREGFGAYVISYFFYIMWAMLFALLAASLVRMFAPYACGSGIPEIKTILSGFIIRSYLGKWTLIIKSVGIMLSVSAGLSLGKEGPMVHIASCIGNILSYLFPKYGRNEAKKREILSAAAAAGVSVAFGAPIGGVLFSLEEVSYYFPLKTLWRSFFCALIAAFILRSINPFGNEHSVLFYVEYNKPWIFFELVPFIGLGIIGGIIATVFIKANLWWCRFRKYSKLGQYPVSEVLLVTFITAVIAYPNPYTRMNTSELIYLLFSQCGISNQDPLCDYNRNFTDVNSAIEIAAAGPGVYKAVWLLILALAMKLIMTIFTFGMKVPCGLFIPSLALGAITGRVVGIAMEQLAYNYPKIWIFSGECSTGDDCITPGLYAMVGAAAVLGGVTRMTVSLVVIMFELTGGVRYIVPLMAAAMASKWVGDALGRQGIYDAHIALNGYPFLDSKDEFQHTTLAADVMQPKRNETLAVITQDSMTVDDIETLLKETEHNGYPVVVSKENQYLVGFVPRRDLNLALANARRIIDGITGQSLVIFTSAQPVQNLGPSPLKLKKILDMAPITVTDQTPMETVVDMFRKLGLRQTLVTHNGRLLGVITKKDVLRHVKQMDNEDPNTVLFN, encoded by the exons ATGTTGACACTTTACACTCCAGCCCAGACTTTTGGGACCTTTT ATCGATtaaccgtttcgttttccggtCAAGCGGAAGGAG GTATCTCATTTGCCGGAATGACCGACACCAGCGATGACATCCCGGGAATCGGACAGTATGAAGATTTCCACACGATCGACTGGCAGCGCGATATCGCCCGGGATCGGATGCGGCATCGGTATATAATGAAGAAGCGGCAGGATTCCTTTTTGGATCTATTAAAG GGTGCCCATGATGCCTGGTCGGGCTGGgtgtgcgtgctgctggtgggcctGTTTACGGGCTGTGTGGCCGGTGTTATCGATATCGGTGCGAGTTGGATGACGGATCTGAAGTTCGGCATCTGCCCGCAGGCCTTCTGGCTAAACCGTGAGCAGTGCTGCTGGTCCTCGAACGAAACGTCCTTCGACAGCGGTAACTGCTCGCAATGGTACGCCTGGTCGGAGATCTTCACGTCCTCGCGGGAAGGATTCGGAGCGTACGTCATCTCGTACTTCTTCTACATCATGTGGGCGATGCTGTTCGCTCTGCTGGCCGCCTCGCTGGTGCGCATGTTTGCACCGTACGCCTGCGGATCCGGTATACCGGAGATCAAGACGATCCTTTCGGGCTTCATCATCCGCAGCTATCTCGGCAAGTGGACGCTCATCATCAAATCCGTCGGTATCATGCTGTCCGTGTCGGCGGGCCTGAGCCTGGGCAAGGAAGGCCCCATGGTACACATCGCAAGCTGTATCGGGAACATTCTCTCCTACCTCTTCCCCAAGTATGGTCGAAATGaggcgaaaaagagagaaatccTATCggctgcggccgccgctgGTGTTTCGGTGGCTTTCGGTGCCCCTATCGGTGGCGTGCTGTTCAGTTTGGAGGAAGTGTCGTACTACTTCCCACTGAAAACGCTCTGGAGATCCTTCTTCTGTGCCCTGATCGCGGCGTTTATCCTTCGTTCGATCAACCCATTCGGAAACGAGCACTCGGTGTTGTTCTACGTCGAGTACAACAAACCGTGGATCTTCTTTGAGCTCGTTCCCTTCATCGGTCTAGGCATTATCGGG GGTATCATTGCGACGGTGTTTATCAAGGCGAACCTTTGGTGGTGTCGCTTCCGCAAGTACAGCAAACTGGGCCAGTATCCCGTCTCCGAGGTCCTGCTCGTCACCTTCATCACGGCCGTCATTGCATACCCCAATCCGTACACGCGTATGAACACGAGCGAGCTGATCTATCTATTGTTTAGTCAGTGTGGCATCTCCAATCAGGATCCACTCTG TGACTACAATCGCAACTTCACCGACGTCAACTCGGCGATCGAGATAGCGGCAGCCGGTCCGGGTGTTTATAAGGCCGTCTGGTTGCTCATCCTTGCCCTCGCCATGAAGCTGATCATGACGATCTTTACGTTCGGCATGAAGGTACCGTGCGGATTGTTCATCCCTTCGCTCGCACTCGGAGCGATCACTGGCCGAGTGGTTGGCATTG CGATGGAGCAGCTGGCTTACAATTATCCAAAGATTTGGATCTTTTCCGGGGAATGTTCCACCGGCGACGATTGTATTACTCCCGGGCTCTACGCGATGGTTGGTGCTGCGGCCGTCCTTGGTGGGGTGACCAGAATGACCG TGTCTCTGGTGGTCATCATGTTCGAATTGACTGGTGGCGTTCGATATATTGTACCGTTGATGGCGGCAGCTATGGCATCTAAATGGGTTGGTGATGCACTCGGAAGACAG GGTATCTACGATGCTCATATAGCATTGAACGGGTATCCGTTCTTGGATAGCAAGGACGAGTTCCAGCACACGACACTCGCCGCAGATGTCATGCAGCCAAA GCGCAACGAAACACTGGCGGTCATCACTCAGGACTCGATGACGGTGGACGACATCGAGACCCTACTTAAAGAGACTGAACACAACGGCTACCCGGTGGTTGTGTCTAAGGAGAACCAATATTTGGTTGGGTTCGTGCCAAGGAGAGATCTTAATCTAGCTTTAG CCAATGCGAGGCGAATAATTGACGGCATTACAGGGCAGTCGCTGGTGATATTCACCTCGGCACAGCCAGTCCAGAACCTGGGACCTTCAccgttgaaattgaaaaagattcTCGACATGGCCCCGATCACCGTTACCGATCAGACGCCGATGGAAACGGTCGTCGATATGTTCCGCAAGCTCGGTCTCCGACAAACGCTGGTCACACACAATGG TCGGCTGCTCGGTGTGATTACGAAGAAGGATGTCCTAAGGCACGTGAAGCAAATGGACAACGAAGATCCGAATACTGTGCTGTTTAACTAA